One segment of uncultured Fibrobacter sp. DNA contains the following:
- a CDS encoding TIGR02147 family protein, with translation MKPITEYTDFRQLMLDYYEDRKRRSAFSWRDFSKAAGFTSSSYMKVVCDGKSKLSKIGVERTGVAMGLVGFEMEYFRALVEFGQAGTEDKKKAAYERMLSIAKVHKVRVMEGDLFEFYDSWQNPVVRELAPLMPGATPGEMAKMCYPEVSAAEVQQSLNFLTKAGLLKKAGDSFTLAETSIKGTPDATRLALRGMHRMMSKLATPAIDLPAGERNFSGVTMGVSRESYDRIVKVLDECRRQIIAIAAEDKSIEQVYRLNLQLFPLTKSVKESKNEEA, from the coding sequence ATGAAACCGATAACTGAATACACCGACTTTCGCCAGCTGATGCTGGACTACTACGAAGACCGCAAGCGTCGTTCCGCGTTTTCGTGGCGTGATTTTTCGAAGGCCGCTGGATTTACATCGTCGTCGTACATGAAGGTCGTGTGCGATGGCAAAAGCAAGCTGAGTAAAATCGGCGTGGAACGCACCGGGGTCGCCATGGGCCTCGTGGGATTTGAAATGGAGTATTTCCGAGCCCTCGTGGAATTCGGGCAGGCCGGGACCGAAGACAAGAAGAAGGCTGCGTACGAGAGAATGCTTTCGATTGCCAAGGTTCACAAAGTCCGCGTGATGGAAGGCGACCTGTTCGAATTCTATGATTCCTGGCAAAACCCGGTGGTACGCGAGCTTGCACCCTTGATGCCGGGAGCAACCCCCGGCGAAATGGCCAAAATGTGCTATCCCGAAGTTTCGGCAGCCGAAGTGCAGCAGAGTCTGAACTTCCTGACCAAAGCGGGTCTCCTGAAGAAGGCTGGAGATTCCTTTACGCTGGCCGAGACATCGATCAAGGGCACACCGGACGCCACGCGACTTGCTTTAAGGGGTATGCATCGCATGATGTCCAAGCTCGCCACGCCCGCGATCGACCTCCCTGCTGGCGAACGCAACTTTAGCGGCGTCACCATGGGAGTGTCTCGCGAGAGTTACGACCGCATTGTCAAAGTATTGGACGAATGCCGCCGACAGATTATCGCGATTGCCGCCGAAGACAAGAGCATCGAACAAGTTTATCGTTTGAATTTACAATTATTCCCGCTTACTAAAAGCGTAAAGGAGAGCAAAAATGAAGAAGCTTAA